TCAAGCAGAGAGCGGCGGCGATGGCACGGAGCGGCATGGCTGGAGGGAATCTATCCGGCTTGCTGGGGTTCTGGGCCACCAATAGATTCCCCGCCCCATGTCCTCCACCGACACGAAGGCAGCGAAGCTCATCCGCAAGTGCGTCATCCCCGCCGCCGGCCTGGGCACCCGTTTCCTCCCGGCCACCAAGGCCGTGCCGAAGGAGATGCTGCCCATCGTCGACACGCCCACCCTCCAGTACATCGTCGAGGAGGCGGTGAAGGCCGGCATGGAGGACGTCGTCGTCATCAACGGCCGCGGCAAGGGCGCCATCGAGGACCACTTCGACATCGCGTTCGAGCTGGAGACCACGATGCGCGCGCGCGGCAAGACGGCGGAGGCGGACCGGATGCGCGCCATCGCGAACCTGGTGCGCATCATCAGCGTGCGCCAGAAAGAGCCGCTGGGCCTGGGCCACGCGGTGCTGTGCGCCAAGAGCGTCATCGGCGACGAGCCCTTCGGCGTCCTCCTGGGCGACGACATGATCGACTCGGAGGATCCGGGCATCGGCCAGCTGGCGCGCATCTACCAGCAGCACCAGAAGGCCGTCATCGCGCTCATGGAGGTCCCCGAGAGCGAGACGCACATGTACGGCATCGCCGCCGGCAAGGACCTGGGCAACGGTGTCATCCAAATCGACCACGTGGTGGAGAAGCCCAAGAAGGGCACCGCCCCGTCGAACCTGGCGGTGATTGGCCGCTACGTGCTGCCCCCGTCCATCTTCCCCATCCTGGAGAAGCAGACCACGGGCGTGGGCGGCGAAATCCAGCTCACGGACGGCCTGGCCACGCTCCAGAAGACCGAAGGTCTGCTGGGCTACAAGTTCCAGGGCCAGCGCTACGACGCCGGTGACAAGGTGGGTTACCTCAAGGCGAACATCGCCTATGCGCTCAAGCGCCCCGACCTGCGCGGAGGACTCCTGGAGTACCTGCGCGAGGTCGTCAAGACGGAGAAGCCGTGAAGCGTCTCATCGCCGTATCCGCAGTCCTCGCCTCCCTGACCGCCGGCGCCTACGTGCTGCCCGGCGGCTCCATCCTGCGGCGCATGGCCACCGCGCGGGAGGAGAAGCGCCTGTCGTCCTTCCGCGTGGAGGGCTCCGTCATCTTCTCCGCCACGGCCGTGGCGGAGGCCGGGGCCGCCCTCAACGTCCCCACGGACCGCCCGGAGCTCCAGGGTGACGGCGTGCTGTCCGTGAAGATCCCGGGCCGCTGCCGCTTCGACGCGAGCTCGCCCGACAGCAGCCTCAAGTCCGCCACCGTGCAGGCCTCCGGCAAGAAGCGCGTGGTGGAGGGCAAGGAGCTGCCCTCCATCTCCGTGCTGGTGACCCAGGTGTGCGCCATCCTCGCGCAGGACGCGGGCAGCGTGCAGGACACCAAGCTCGCCCAGGAGGCGTACCTCCAGGGGCTGGGCATCAACACGAAGGTGACGTCGCTCGCGCGCTTCGGCGGCGAGGTGGCCTACGTCCTGGGAGACCCCGCGGAGAACAAGCCCCAGTTCTGGGTCTACAAGGACGCCTTCCGGCCCGCGCGCCTGCGCTACTCGGACGCGTCCGGGGCGGCCTGGGACGTGCGCTTCCTGGACTACGCCTCGCCGGCCACCGGCGACTGGATGCCCCGCACCGTGGAGGTGTGGAAGGCGGGCCAGCGCGTGGTGCGCTTCACCGCCCTCAAGGCGGACAACCGCTCGGCCGTGCCGGACACGCTCTTCAAGTAGCGGCCCCCGCTTCGATTCGCTTGCGATGGGCGGGGCTGACGGTGAAAGTCCCGCCCGTTCCAGGACCGGGATTTCCCCGGTTCCTGGCTCGGAGGCGATTCGCATGAAGCTCTATGGCAATCCGATGAGCACGTGTACCCGCAAGGTCCTCACCGTCCTGGCGGAGAAGGGCCACCAGGCCGAGTTCATCAACATCGACCTGATGAAGCACGAGCAGAAGACGCCCGAGCACATCGCCCGCCAGCCCTTTGGCGTGGTGCCCGCGCTGGAGCTGGACGACGGCTTCATCATGTACGAGTCGCGCGCCATCGCCCGCTTCCTGGACCGCACCCTGCCGGGCCCGTCGCTGACGCCCGTGGACCCCAAGGCCTACGCGCTGATGGAGCAGTTCATCGGCGTGGAGCAGTCCTACTTCTCCGGCCAGGCCATGAAGATCGTCATGGAGCGCTTCCGGGGCACCAACAACGAGGAGAACGTCGCCAAGGGCCGCGAGGGCATGAAGCGCCCGCTGGAGGTCCTCGACGCCGCGCTGGCGAACCGGCCGTTCCTCGCGGGCAATGACTTCACGCTCGCGGAGGTCTGCTTCGCGCCGTACATGGAGTACCTCTTCGCCATGGGCGAGAAGGACACCATCGCCCCGTACAAGAACGTGATGGCCTGGTGGGACCGCGTGTCCAACCGCCCGTCCGTGAAGAAGGCCCACGGCCGCTAGGCCGCCCGCACGACCCTCTTTCGCTCAAGGCCTCCCGGGCCTCTTCCGACCCTGTCCTCCAGGGCCGGGAGGGGCCCTTCGTGTTTCCAGACGCAAGGGGAATGTCAGACGCCCGGGGCACAGTGGATCCCGGGTGCAGGACGGGCGGGCCGGGGACGTAGAGCGGCAAGAGGGCGGTCATGGAGCAAGAGCACTTCGCGCTGGGTGGTTTTCCGCGGTCACAGGGAGCGACCCCCGCTCGCGGTTCCATTCCGTTGCGGACGCGGCGTACGGAAGTGGGAAGGGAAGTGTCGCAGCGGGATCCCGCCGGTACAGTGCGCCCCGTCGTGAGCGCCACCCCTGCCCAACTTGCCTCTGTCGCCGTGGGCCGTCCCGTGCGCGGGGAGTTCACCTACCTGGTGCCGGAGGCGCTCGCCGGCAACCTCGCCCCGGGCCAGCGCGTGCTCGTGCCCTTCGGCCGGGGCATGGCGCTGGGCTTCTACCTGGGGCCCGCGAACGCGCCGGTGGAAGGGGGCGTTCGGCTCAAGCCCATCCAGCGCGTGCTGGAGGACTCGCCGTCCCTGCCCAAGGACCTCATCGCGCTCCTGCGCTTCACCGCGGAGCACTACCGCTATCCGCTGGGCGAGGTGATCCGCGGCGCGCTGCCGCCGGGCCTCTCCACCGCGGTGGATGAGAAGGAAGCCAGGCCGGACATCCAGTTCTTCGTGGAGGCGCTCGTCACGGAGCTGCCCCCCGCGCTCGCCCGCGCTCCGGCGCAGGCCGCGGTGCTCCAGTACCTCCTGGCGGTGGGCGGAAGGGCGCCGCTGGACGAGGTGACGCACGCCATCCCCGGCGCGCGCGAGACGCTGAAGAAGCTGGCCACGCGCAAGTTCGTGAAGTGGGTGGAGGTGACGCTCCAGCCCGGTGTGCGCGAGGGCCTGGTGCAGAACCGCCCGGACCGCCTCACCCCGGAGCAGGCCCTGGCGGTGAAGGAGCTCCAGGGCGCCGTGGACGTGGGCGGCTTCCAGCCGTACCTCCTGCACGGCGTCACCGGCAGCGGCAAGACGGAGGTGTACCTGCGCGCGGTGGAGCACACGCTCGCGCGCGGCCTGGGCAGCCTGGTGCTGGTGCCCGAAATCGCGCTCACGCCGCAACTGGTGGGGCGCTTCCGCAGCCGCTTCGGCGGCGACGTGGCGGTGCTGCACTCGGGGCTCAAGGACCGCGAGCGGCTGTTCCACTGGCAGGCGCTGCGCAAGGGCACGGTGAAGATCGCGGTCGGCGTGCGCTCCGCGGTGTTCGCGCCGGTGGAGCACCTGGGGCTCATCGTCGTGGACGAGGAGCACGACCCGTCCTTCAAGCAGGACGAGAAGCTGCGCTACCAGGCGCGCGACCTGGCGGTGGTGCGCGGCAAGCAGGCCGGCGCGGTGGTGGTGCTGGGCTCCGCGACGCCTTCGCTGGAGACGCTCCAGAACACGCGCTCTGGCCGCTACAAGCTGATTGAACTGAAGAACCGCGTGGACGACCGGCCCATGCCCTCCATCAGCCTGGTGGACCTGCGCGTGGAGCGTCCGCGCGAGGGCCAGGTGACGGAAGAGGCGCCCATCCTCAGCCCGCAGATGCTCCAGGCCATGGAGGAGACGGTGGCCAAGGGGCAGCAGGTCATCCTGTTCCTCAACCGCCGCGGCCACAGCACCATCCTGCTGTGCGAGGTGTGCGGCCTGTCGCTCAAGTGCCACGACTGCGACGTGTGCATGACGCACCACCGCTCGCAGAACCGGGTGGTGTGCCACTACTGCGGCGTGGCGTTCCCCGTTCCGAACGCCTGCCGCGAGTGCACCGGCCCGCTGCTCAAGCTCGGCATCGGCACGGAGCGCGTGGAGGCGGAGGTCCTGGAGCGGATGCCACACGCACGCGTGGCGCGGCTGGACCGGGACTCCGCGACGAGCGCGGAGAAGCTCACGGAGCTCTTGGCGTCCTTCGCGCGGCGTGAAATCGACGTGCTGGTGGGCACCCAGATGGTGGCCAAGGGGCACGACTTCCCGGGCGTGACGCTGGTGTGCGTGGTGATGGCGGACACGTCCCTGGCGATTCCTGATTTCCGAGCCGCTGAGCGGACCTTCCACCTGTTGACCCAGGTGGCGGGGCGCGCGGGGCGCGGGAAGGACCCGGGCCGGGTGCTGGTGCAGACCTACAACCCGGACGCGGAGCCGGTGAGGCGGATGCTGGCGCACGACTTCGACGGGTTCTCCAAGCAGGAGCTGGAGTGGCGCAAGGCGCTGGCCTATCCGCCCTTCGCGCGCATGGCGGCCGTCCGGCTGGAGGGCGAGCACCCGGAGCAGACGGCGGGCGTGGCGCGCTTCCTGGGGAACCTGGTGGGACGCCACATGCCACCGGCGTCGGCGGGGGTGCGCCTGCTGGGTCCGGCCCTGGCGCCCATTGCCCGCATCCGGGGCAAGACGCGCTGGCAGTTGCTCCTGAAGGCGCCGACACATGCGGCGCTCGCCCCACTGCTCGCCCGGTTGGAGGCGGCGTTGGCGGATGTGCCGAACGGAGTGAAGGTCGTCATCGACGTGGATCCCGGGGCCATGCTGTAGACTCCCGGGCTCCCCCATGGGCGCCTCGGTCCTCCTCGTACACGACGACATCGCCACCATCGCCGCCGTCCGGCGACTGCTGTCCCGCGAAGGGCACGAGGTCATCCTCGCGACCTCCGCCGCGGACGCGCTCATCGCTTTCGGGCATCACCTGCCGGAGCTCATCGTGCTCGCGCCGGGCGTGGAGAGCGACCGCGGGCGCGTGGTGCTGGAGGAGCTGGTGCAGCACCCCGAAGGCCACAAGGCGCGGGTGCTGCTCCTGAGTGAGGCCATCGAGGGCTTCAGCGCGCCGGTGGCGCCGCTGCCCCTGGACGGCCCGAGCTTCGTGACGCTGGTGGACACGTTGATCCGCGCGCCGGCGGAGGCGGATGGCTGGCGCGTGGTGGAGAACCGGACGCTGGGGGAGCCGGCGAAGGGGAGCGCCCCGGCGGACGAAGACTGGCATGTGACGGCGCCGCGCTCGGTGGGCGGGGACCCCGCGCTGGCGAACGCGCTGTTCGGGGACCTGGCGCCGCTGAACCAGACGGACTGGGAAGTGGCGGCGATGACGCGCGAGGAGCGCAGCGCGCACGCCGTGCACCAGCAGCGCGAGCGCAGCATGAACGCCGCGCTGGAGCAGGCGCACCTGGAAGTGGAGACGGAGGCCATCGCCTCCATCGACTCCGCGCTGTCGGTGGGCACGAAGTCGCAGTGGGCCGGAGCGGAGGGGGAGGGTGACTCCGGCGAGGCGTGGGGCGAGGAGGATCCGGACGCGAGCGTCGGCAGTGAGTGGGACGCGGAGCCGCCGAACGCGGAAGGGGCGGACGAGGGCCGTTCCTCGGAGGCGCGCACCACGTTGCGCTTCCCGTTCCCGAACGCCGAGGGCGAGAATGCGCCCGCCGAGGGGCGGCTCGCGTTCCGTGAGGAGCCGCTCACGCCGCCGGGACTGAAGCCGGTGAAGCCCGCGCCGAAGCTGGGGGACGAGGGGTTCTTCGACGTCGACTCGGACGAGGACGGCGGGGCGGCGAAGGCTGCGGAACCGGAGGGCTCGGAGCCGCTGGCGTGGAAGGAACTGGAGCCGGATCCGGAGCTGCGTGCGTCTCCGGGCGGCGTGGAGGATTCCGACGAGACGGACTTCGGTTCGGTCGCGGACGACGTGGCGGCGGAGGAGCGGGCCGCGGCTGTCGCGGCGAGTGCTCCGGAGGAGGACGCGCCCTCGGAGCCGACCGCGGAGGAGCTGGCGGCGGCGGGCCTGTCGAACTGGGATGTGCTGGAGGCGGACCTCAAGGCCTCCGCCGAGGCGCGCGAGCGGGACGAGGACTCCTCCTCGGACGACGCGAAGCCGGTGGGTTCGGACTGGTTCGATTCAGAGACCGTCGAGGAGGCGAAGGAGGAGGGTTCCAAGCCCCTCCAGTGGGCGGAGCCCGCGAGCCCGGCAGATGCGGCACCCCCGAATCCAGCCAGGGCGGAGTCGCGCGAGGGTGGGACGGCGGACAGCGCCGCGCCGAAAGTGAATCCCGAGAGGCCGCTGCGTGTCGCGGCCCGTGTCCCGTTGCGCTCGTCGGGAAAGAGCAGCGCGGGCGTCGTGGCGACCGTGGGCGTCTCGTCCGCGAGCCCGGGCGATACGACAGGCGGCACGTCCACGCGTCCGGGCAACGAGTCCGGAGTGGGAGCCGAGGGCCTGAGCGACCCGTCCGGAGCTGGAGCGGCGAGGGCCAGCGGCACCGACGCGCATCCGGGAGACAAGGCCGGAGCAGGAGATGCGGCGTCGTCGCCACCGCAGGTGCCAGGCGGCCTGCAGCGGGCGAACAAGACGCGCGCCCAGGAGCAGGAAACCCCTGCTCCAGCGCGCACGGACGCAGCCGAGTCATCATCGGACCTCGCCGCGGAGCTGGAATCGCTGCGTGAGGAGCTCGCGCTGGCCCACGCCGCCATCGAGGAGGCCGAGGCGCGAGCCGCGGACGCGGAAGCGCTGGCCGAATCGGAGCAGTCGCTCCGCGTCGAGCTGGAAGAGCGCATCGCGAGCGAAGAGCGAGCACGCGAAGACGCGCGGCTCGAAGCGGATGCCGAGGTCGAGGCCCGGAGCGCCGTGGAGGTGCGGGCCGAAGCGGAGGTCCACGCCCGCGCCCGCGCCGAGTCCCTGTTGAAGCAGGCCTCGGCGGCCAAGGAGGCCTCGGAAGTCCAGGCCGAATCGGCGACGGAGGCCCTCGCGGAGGTCGAGGCGCGGCTCGCCTCCGAGGCCGGAAGCCGCGTGGAGGCTGAAGCCCGCGCGGAGGCCGAGGCGCGTGACCGCCGTGAAGCCGAGGCCCTCGCGGAGATGGCCCGGCTCGAGATGGTCGAGCTCGAGAAGCGCCTCGCCACGGAGGTCCAGGCGCGCGAGGAGGCCGAGCTCCGGGCCCGCCAGGAAGCGCAGACGCGCGAGGAGGCCGAAGCCCGCGCCGAGCTGGAGCAGGCCGCGCGCACGGACGTGGAGGCGCGGCTCGAAGCCGAGATCGAGGCAAGACTCGCGGCCGAAGCCCGCGCGGAAGCGCGTCAGCGAGCACAAACCGACTCCGACACGGCGGAGAGCGAGGACGCCGCGCTCCGTGCGGACCTGGAGTCGCGGCGCGCCGAGGCGGAGGCCAGGGCCGAGGCCGAGGCGAAGGCCCGCACCGCCGCCGAAGCGAAGGTGAAGCACTCCGCGCAGGCGCTGTCCCTGGTGGAGGTGCGAGCCCACCAGTTGGCCCAGTCGCTGGCCGAGTCCGAAGCGAAGTCGAAGCAGTCCGCGCAGGCGCTGGCCCAGGCGGAGACGCGGGTGCAGCAGGCCACGCAGGCGTTGGCGCAAGCCGAGGCGAAGGCGAAGCAGTCCGTGCAGGCCTTGGCGCAGATGGAAGCCAGGGCGCAGCAGCTGGCGCAGGTGCTGCTTCAGGGCGAAGCCAAGGCAAAACAGTCCGCCCAGGCCGTGAGCCAGGCCGAGGAGGCCCGAGCCGCCGCGGAAGCCACCGCCGAACGGAACGCCGAAGCCCTGGCGCAGGCGGAAGCCCGGGCGACGAAGGCCGAGGAAGCCCTGGCCGAAGCCCAGGTCCGCGCGGAAGAGGCCGAAGCGGCGAGGCAGCAGAACGAGACGCGCTTCGCGGAGACCCTGAGCCAGGCCAACGCCCGGATGGAGCAGCTCAAGCAGGCCCGCCTGCGAGCCGAAGCCCAGGCCGCGCAGCCAGCCGAAGCCCTGCTCCAGGCGGAAGCCCGGGTGGAGCAGCTGACGCAGGCCCTGAAGCAGGCCGAAGCGCGAGCCACCGAAAACACCGAGCAACTCAAGCAGGCCCAGGCCGAAGCCGAGGCCCGCGCGGAGCAACTCCAGCAGCTCCAGGCCAACTCCGGGACCCGCGAGGGCCAGTTCACGCAGGTCCAGGCCGAAGCCCAGGCCCGCATCGAACAGCTCAAGCAGGCGCTCACCGAAGCGGAAGCGCGAGCGGAGCAGTTCACGCAGGAGCGCACGGAAGCGGAATCCCGCGCGGACCGGCTTGAGCAGGCACGCACCGAAGCCCAAGAGCGAATCGAGCAGCTCACCCAGGCGCGCACGGAAGCCGAAGCCCGCGCGGATCAGCTTGAGCAGGCACGCACCGAGGCCCAAGAGCGCATCGAGCAGCTCACGCAGGCACGAGCCGAAGCAGAGGCCCGTGCGGAGCAATCCCTCCAGGCGCGCACGGAAGTGGAAGCCCGCGCGGATCAACTCGCGCAAGCACACGCCGAAGCCGGGTCGCGCATCGAGCAGCTCACGCACGCACTCGCGGATGCCCAAGCGCGCATCGAGCAGCTCACGCAGGGGCGCGCCGAAGCCGAGTCGCGTGCGGAGCAGTCCACCCATGCGAGCACCGATGCCCAGGCGCGCATCGAGCAGCTCACGCAGGGGCGCGCCGAAGCCGAGGCGCGCATCAAGGAACTCACGCAGGCTCGCACGGAAGCCGAGTCGCGCGCGGAGCAGTCCACTCACGCGAGCACCGAGGCCCAGGCGCGCATTGAGCAGCTCACACAGGCGCTGACCCAGGCCCAGGCCCGGGCGGATCAACTCGCGCAGTCCCTCGCCCAGGCGGAGTCCCGCGCCGAGCAGTCCACGCACGACGCGGACGAGCTCGCCCGGACCCGCCTGGCCCAGGCCGAACAGGCCCGCGCCGAAGCGGAAGCCACCGCTGAACAGCAGCTCCAGGCCCGCACCGCCGCGGAAACCCGCGCCCTCCAGGCCGAGCAGAAGGCCGCCGAAGCCACCGCCAGGGCCACGTCCGAAGGCCGCCTGCGCACCGTGCTGGAAGTCCGCCTCGACTCCGAGGCCCGCGCGCGCCAGGACATCGAGGCCCGCCTCGAAACCGAGTCCCAGGCCCGCACCGCCGCGGAGTCCCGCCTCGCCGCCGAGACCCAGGCGCGCACCGAAGCCGAAGCCCGCGCCCGCTCCGAATCCACCGACCTCACGCAGGCCCGAGACACCCTGCAAGCACAGCTCGACCAGCTCCGCGAGGAGTTCGCCCGCGAGCGCGAGACCCGCACCCGGCTCGAAGCCGAAGCCGTCGAACAGCGCCTCCAGGCCGAACGCGAGCGCGCGGAGCTCGAAGCCCGCGCGCAGCGGGACGCGGAAGAAGCCGCGGCCCAGGCCCGCGCCACCATCATCCCGCTCGAATCGCCTGGCCGTCCGGAGATGGCGGTGGCCCGCAGCGGCAGCCTCACGCAGGAGGGCCTCGCGCGCCTCATCCTGCGGCTCTGCGACGCGCGCATGGAGGTGCGCCTGGAGCTCAAGGTGATGAACGCCTTGCGCGTCCTCTGGCTGCGCGATGGAACCCTCGTCGGCGCCGCGTCCTCCGCGCAGGGCGAGTCCCTCGTCGACCGCGCCCGCGCGGACGGCCTCATCGACGCGCGCCAGGAAGCCGAGCTGCGGCTCGTGCGCAGCGCCACCACCGGCACGCTGCTGGAAGCCCTGCGCGGGCGCGGCTACGTGCGCGAAGCCGAATCCGTCCCGCTGGTCCAGCGCTACACCGAACAGGTCTTCCTGGACGCGCTCTCGGAGCCCTCCACGCTCTACCGCCTGGTGCCAGAGCCCGCGCCCCATGAGGTCGCGCTCGCCGCCGCCACGCGCCCGCCGCTGCACCTGCTCGCGGAAGGGCTGCGCAACACGCTCACCGCCGAATCACTCCTGGACGCGGCGGGCTCCCTGCGCGCCCAGGTCTCCCGAGGCGACGCGCACATGCCCCCCGCGGACTTCGGCCTCTCCTCTCGCGAACTCCAACTCCTCCAGGCCGTGGACGGAGAACGCACGCTGGAGTCACTGCTCCTGGGCGCGGGCCTGCCGCAGGACGGCGCGCTCAAGACGCTCGCGGTGGCGCGGACGCTGGGCCTCATCGCGCTGCATCCGCCGTCGGAGGACGCGCACGGCGGCCTGCCGCCGGAACTGGACGTTCACCGCCTGGAGGCCAAGTTCGAGGAGATCCAGGACGCGGACTACTTCACCGTCTTGGGGCTCGCACGCTCGGCCGGCAGCGAGGAGGTCAAGCGGGCCTACGCACTGCTCGCCGCCGAGTTCCACCCGCTGCGCTTCGCCGGTCATCCGGACCCCGCGCTCCAGCACCGGGCGCAGCAGATCCGCGCGGTGTTGACGGAGGCCGCGCGGGCGTTGGGAGACGACCGCCTGCGGGGCGAGTACGCCCGTAATCTGCTCGACTGATGCCCGGTGGAACGGTTGCCCGTCGCGGTCCGGAGGGGTTAAGAATCCCCTCCATGGTTCGCGAGATTCTCATCTGGCCCGACCCCATCCTGAAGCAGAAGGCCAAGCCGGTGGCGAAGGTGGACGACAAGGTCCGCGCGCTCATCAAGGACATGTTCGAGACCATGTACGCTGCCGAGGGCGTCGGTCTCGCCGCCCCGCAGGTGGGCATCCTCCAGCGCATCATCGTCCTGGACACCCGGCCACAGCAGCCGGAGTCCAAGCCCCTGGCGATGATCAACCCGGAGTTCGTCGCGCTCGAAGGGGAGACGACCTACACGGAGGGCTGCCTCTCCATCCCCGGTGAAGCCGAGGACGTGGACCGCGCCGCCGTCGCCACCGTGCGCTACCTGGACGAAGAGGGCCAGGAGCAGACGCTGCGCTGTGACGGCCTGCTGGCCATCGCCGTGCAGCACGAGACGGACCACCTGGACGGCACCGTCTTCGTGGACCACGTCTCCACGCTCAAGCGCGAGTTCATCCGCAAGCGCATGAAGAAGCTCAAGGCCTCGCGCGACCAGGGCGCTCCGGCGTCCGCTTAAACCTTCGCGGTGGCGCGCACGCCCTTCTTCGGGCACTTCGCCGCCACCACGCAGGCGCCGCAATCGGGCGAGCGCGCGAAGCACGTGCGCCGCCCGTGCCACACCAGCAGCTGATGCCCCAGCGTCCACCGCTCGCGAGGCAGCAGCGCCTGCAGGTCCTTCTCCACCTTGTCCGGATCTTCGTGGGTGGTGAAGCCCAGCCGGTACGCCAGCCGCTTCACGTGCGTGTCCACGGGGAAGGCCGCGTCGCCGCCCAGGTGGATGCACACCACGCCCGCCGTCTTCAGCCCCACGCCGGGCAGCTCCGCCAGGGTGTCGCGCACCAGCGGCACCTGCCCGCCATGCTCCGCCACGAGCGCGCGCGCCGTGGCCACGATGTTCTTCGCCTTCGCGCGGTACAGCCCGCAGGTGCGGATGAAGGGCTCCACGTCGGTGGGCTCGACGCGCGCGTAGGCCTGGGCATCCGGGAAGCGGGCGAACAGGGCAGGGGTCACCAGGTTGACGCGCTTGTCGGTGCACTGCGCGGACAGGATGACGGCGACCAGCAGCTCCAGCGGCGTGCGGTAGTCCAGCTCGATGCGGGCGTCCGGCATGGCTGCTTCCAGACCGTCCAATACCGCCACCGCGCGCTGCCGCTTCTCACCCACTGTCTCTCGCCGGGCCACGCGGGCGTTGTATGTCACGGGGCGGCCCCGCCCAAGCGCCATGGCGGGGCAACCCATTTCACGCAGCGAGGAGAACCATGAAGCCCATCGACTTCCGCTCCGACACCGTGACGAAGCCCACGCCCGCCATGCGCAGGCTCATGGCCGACGCGGAGGTCGGCGACGACGTCTACGGCGAGGACCCCACGGTGCGCCGCCTGGAGGAGCGCGTGGCCGAGCGGCTCGGGCTGGAGGCCGCCGTCTTCGTCCCCTCCGGCACGCAGGCGAATCAGATCGCCATCGGCGCGTACTGCCGTCCCGGCGACGAAGTGCTCACGGAGGAGGGCAGCCACATCCTCCAGTACGAAGGCGGCGCGGTGCCCGCGCTGTGGGGCGCGCAGCCGGGGCCCCTGCCGGGCGAGCGCGGCCTCTTGAAGCCGGAGACCGTCGCGGCGGCGGTGCGCGAGGACAACATCCACAACCCGCGCACGCGCCTCTTGTCTCTGGAGAACACGCACAACCGGGGCGGCGGCACGGTGTGGCCGGTGGAGCGCTTCAATGCGGTGGTGGACGCGGGGCGCAAGGCCGGGCTCGCGGTGCACCTGGACGGCGCGCGTCTGTTCAACGCGGAGGTGGCTGCGGGCCAGCCCGCGTCCGCGTGGGCGTCGCTGACGGACTCGACGTCGGTGTGCTTCTCCAAGGGCCTGGGCGCGCCGGTGGGCTCGGCGCTCGCGGGCAAGAAGGACGTCATCCGCGAGGCGCGGCGGCTGCGCAAGCGGCTGGGCGGTGGCATGCGGCAGGCGGGCATCCTCGCGGCGGCGGCGCTGTACGCGCTGGAGCACCACGTGGAGCGCCTGGCCGAGGACCACGCCAACGCGCGCCGTCTGGCCGAAGGCCTGGCCCAGGTGCCGGGCGTGAAGGTGGACCTGTTCCGGGTGGAGACGAACATGGTGTTCGCGGACCTGGTGCGTCCGGCGGCGGAGGCCTCCGCGCTGCTGCTGAAGCAGGGCGTGCTCGCCAACCCCACCGGTCCGCACTCCATCCGCCTCGTGTGCCACCTGGACGTGTCCACCGCGGACATCGACGACGCCCTGGCGCGCATCCGCCAGGCCTTCGCCGGCTGACCCGCCGAGGCCTTCCAGAACCTGTCCGACAGTCGGACAGGTTTCAGCGGCCCGGC
The sequence above is drawn from the Corallococcus sp. NCRR genome and encodes:
- the ltaE gene encoding low-specificity L-threonine aldolase, with the translated sequence MKPIDFRSDTVTKPTPAMRRLMADAEVGDDVYGEDPTVRRLEERVAERLGLEAAVFVPSGTQANQIAIGAYCRPGDEVLTEEGSHILQYEGGAVPALWGAQPGPLPGERGLLKPETVAAAVREDNIHNPRTRLLSLENTHNRGGGTVWPVERFNAVVDAGRKAGLAVHLDGARLFNAEVAAGQPASAWASLTDSTSVCFSKGLGAPVGSALAGKKDVIREARRLRKRLGGGMRQAGILAAAALYALEHHVERLAEDHANARRLAEGLAQVPGVKVDLFRVETNMVFADLVRPAAEASALLLKQGVLANPTGPHSIRLVCHLDVSTADIDDALARIRQAFAG
- the nth gene encoding endonuclease III, with amino-acid sequence MALGRGRPVTYNARVARRETVGEKRQRAVAVLDGLEAAMPDARIELDYRTPLELLVAVILSAQCTDKRVNLVTPALFARFPDAQAYARVEPTDVEPFIRTCGLYRAKAKNIVATARALVAEHGGQVPLVRDTLAELPGVGLKTAGVVCIHLGGDAAFPVDTHVKRLAYRLGFTTHEDPDKVEKDLQALLPRERWTLGHQLLVWHGRRTCFARSPDCGACVVAAKCPKKGVRATAKV
- a CDS encoding response regulator receiver protein, which encodes MGASVLLVHDDIATIAAVRRLLSREGHEVILATSAADALIAFGHHLPELIVLAPGVESDRGRVVLEELVQHPEGHKARVLLLSEAIEGFSAPVAPLPLDGPSFVTLVDTLIRAPAEADGWRVVENRTLGEPAKGSAPADEDWHVTAPRSVGGDPALANALFGDLAPLNQTDWEVAAMTREERSAHAVHQQRERSMNAALEQAHLEVETEAIASIDSALSVGTKSQWAGAEGEGDSGEAWGEEDPDASVGSEWDAEPPNAEGADEGRSSEARTTLRFPFPNAEGENAPAEGRLAFREEPLTPPGLKPVKPAPKLGDEGFFDVDSDEDGGAAKAAEPEGSEPLAWKELEPDPELRASPGGVEDSDETDFGSVADDVAAEERAAAVAASAPEEDAPSEPTAEELAAAGLSNWDVLEADLKASAEARERDEDSSSDDAKPVGSDWFDSETVEEAKEEGSKPLQWAEPASPADAAPPNPARAESREGGTADSAAPKVNPERPLRVAARVPLRSSGKSSAGVVATVGVSSASPGDTTGGTSTRPGNESGVGAEGLSDPSGAGAARASGTDAHPGDKAGAGDAASSPPQVPGGLQRANKTRAQEQETPAPARTDAAESSSDLAAELESLREELALAHAAIEEAEARAADAEALAESEQSLRVELEERIASEERAREDARLEADAEVEARSAVEVRAEAEVHARARAESLLKQASAAKEASEVQAESATEALAEVEARLASEAGSRVEAEARAEAEARDRREAEALAEMARLEMVELEKRLATEVQAREEAELRARQEAQTREEAEARAELEQAARTDVEARLEAEIEARLAAEARAEARQRAQTDSDTAESEDAALRADLESRRAEAEARAEAEAKARTAAEAKVKHSAQALSLVEVRAHQLAQSLAESEAKSKQSAQALAQAETRVQQATQALAQAEAKAKQSVQALAQMEARAQQLAQVLLQGEAKAKQSAQAVSQAEEARAAAEATAERNAEALAQAEARATKAEEALAEAQVRAEEAEAARQQNETRFAETLSQANARMEQLKQARLRAEAQAAQPAEALLQAEARVEQLTQALKQAEARATENTEQLKQAQAEAEARAEQLQQLQANSGTREGQFTQVQAEAQARIEQLKQALTEAEARAEQFTQERTEAESRADRLEQARTEAQERIEQLTQARTEAEARADQLEQARTEAQERIEQLTQARAEAEARAEQSLQARTEVEARADQLAQAHAEAGSRIEQLTHALADAQARIEQLTQGRAEAESRAEQSTHASTDAQARIEQLTQGRAEAEARIKELTQARTEAESRAEQSTHASTEAQARIEQLTQALTQAQARADQLAQSLAQAESRAEQSTHDADELARTRLAQAEQARAEAEATAEQQLQARTAAETRALQAEQKAAEATARATSEGRLRTVLEVRLDSEARARQDIEARLETESQARTAAESRLAAETQARTEAEARARSESTDLTQARDTLQAQLDQLREEFARERETRTRLEAEAVEQRLQAERERAELEARAQRDAEEAAAQARATIIPLESPGRPEMAVARSGSLTQEGLARLILRLCDARMEVRLELKVMNALRVLWLRDGTLVGAASSAQGESLVDRARADGLIDARQEAELRLVRSATTGTLLEALRGRGYVREAESVPLVQRYTEQVFLDALSEPSTLYRLVPEPAPHEVALAAATRPPLHLLAEGLRNTLTAESLLDAAGSLRAQVSRGDAHMPPADFGLSSRELQLLQAVDGERTLESLLLGAGLPQDGALKTLAVARTLGLIALHPPSEDAHGGLPPELDVHRLEAKFEEIQDADYFTVLGLARSAGSEEVKRAYALLAAEFHPLRFAGHPDPALQHRAQQIRAVLTEAARALGDDRLRGEYARNLLD
- the def gene encoding peptide deformylase codes for the protein MVREILIWPDPILKQKAKPVAKVDDKVRALIKDMFETMYAAEGVGLAAPQVGILQRIIVLDTRPQQPESKPLAMINPEFVALEGETTYTEGCLSIPGEAEDVDRAAVATVRYLDEEGQEQTLRCDGLLAIAVQHETDHLDGTVFVDHVSTLKREFIRKRMKKLKASRDQGAPASA